A single Providencia manganoxydans DNA region contains:
- the ykgO gene encoding type B 50S ribosomal protein L36, which yields MKVLSSLKTAKQRHPDCQVVRRRGRVYVICKANPRFKAVQGCKKKR from the coding sequence ATGAAAGTACTGAGCTCGTTAAAAACAGCTAAACAGCGCCACCCTGATTGCCAAGTCGTTCGCCGCCGTGGTCGAGTTTATGTGATTTGTAAAGCTAACCCGCGCTTCAAAGCAGTACAAGGCTGTAAAAAGAAACGTTAA
- the nagK gene encoding N-acetylglucosamine kinase, which produces MYYGFDMGGTKIELAVFDESLNPIWQKRVPTPKEDYQELLSTFQRLTEEADTKFSCIGKVGVGVPGIVNHQTGTVFTTNVPAAKYKPLIPDLANMLQRPVKVENDANCFALSEAWATDFQHYPTVLGLILGTGVGGGFISHGKVLSGKNGIAGEIGHMNITLQGAQHLGDRVPEITCGCGKKACFETYLSGPGFERIYSAFSEEKRSAIEIIQLYQQGDITAKQHVERYIDLLGMFLGQIITVLDPDLVVLGGGLSQFEGIYQLLPNIVPKYLYGTATVPAIERARYGESGGARGAACLNLRD; this is translated from the coding sequence ATGTACTATGGCTTTGATATGGGCGGTACAAAAATTGAGCTCGCGGTATTTGATGAGTCACTGAACCCTATCTGGCAAAAGCGGGTTCCAACGCCAAAAGAGGATTATCAAGAACTGCTAAGCACCTTTCAGCGTCTTACAGAAGAGGCCGATACAAAATTTAGCTGTATTGGTAAAGTTGGAGTCGGCGTACCCGGTATCGTTAATCATCAAACAGGAACAGTTTTTACCACCAATGTTCCTGCGGCAAAATATAAACCACTGATCCCTGATCTCGCTAACATGCTACAGCGCCCAGTAAAAGTAGAAAACGATGCAAACTGCTTTGCGCTTTCAGAAGCATGGGCAACAGATTTTCAACATTATCCAACCGTACTTGGACTCATTTTAGGTACTGGTGTTGGTGGCGGTTTTATTTCTCACGGTAAAGTTCTTTCTGGAAAAAATGGTATTGCGGGTGAAATTGGCCATATGAATATCACCTTACAAGGCGCACAACATTTAGGCGATCGTGTGCCAGAAATCACCTGTGGCTGTGGAAAGAAGGCCTGTTTTGAAACTTATTTATCAGGCCCAGGCTTTGAACGTATCTATAGCGCTTTTAGTGAAGAAAAGCGTTCGGCAATTGAAATCATTCAGCTTTATCAACAAGGTGATATAACGGCTAAACAACATGTCGAGCGTTACATTGATTTATTAGGGATGTTTTTAGGGCAAATCATCACCGTGTTAGATCCTGATTTAGTCGTTCTTGGTGGTGGATTATCCCAATTTGAAGGAATTTACCAATTATTGCCAAATATCGTACCCAAATACTTATATGGCACCGCAACTGTTCCTGCCATAGAAAGAGCAAGGTATGGGGAATCAGGAGGCGCCAGAGGTGCTGCATGTTTAAATTTACGTGATTAA
- a CDS encoding type B 50S ribosomal protein L31: MKHGIHPQYRTVVFHDTSADAYFKVGSTIKTEKTIEFEGEHFPYVTLDVSSQSHPFYTGKQKMISQEGKTAQFQKRFARFLSKEEK, from the coding sequence ATGAAACATGGGATCCATCCTCAATATCGCACTGTCGTGTTCCATGACACGAGTGCTGATGCGTACTTTAAAGTTGGCTCAACGATTAAAACGGAAAAAACGATTGAATTTGAAGGTGAACATTTTCCATATGTCACCTTGGATGTGTCTTCGCAATCACATCCGTTTTATACCGGTAAACAAAAAATGATCTCACAAGAAGGGAAGACTGCGCAGTTCCAGAAACGTTTTGCTCGCTTCTTGTCAAAAGAGGAGAAATAA